The region TAGTTTTTCCATTATTTTTTGCAAGACACTAAAAAAGATTCACCGGACCTTTTTGTCGTATGCATGGCAACTAAAAAAGATTCACCAAAAAATCTCATCCGTGTCTTCCGGATGAGATTTTTGAGCTGTGAATTTTTCAGGATGTTTCTATACCAATGCTACCGTTTCACGTGCAATTGCCAGTTCTTCATTGGTCGGTACTACGTATACATTTACCTTGGAATCCGGTGTGGAAATTCTGACTTCTTCTCCGCGGGTCTTGTTAGCATCCTCATCCAGAGTAATTCCAAGATATTTCAGGTTCTCACATACCAGTTCACGGATTCTGCCGTCATTCTCACCGATACCTGCTGTAAACGCGATATTGTCTACTCCGTTCATGGCTGCGACATAACTTCCTACATATTTAGCCACACGATATGCAAACACTTCCTGTGCAGTTGCTGCCTTTTCATTTCCGCTCTTGGCACCTGCTTCCAGATCACGGAAGTCACTGGAAAGATTTCCGGAAAGTCCATATACTCCGGACTTCTTATTTAATACATTTAATACACCGGCAATATCCAGTCCCTCTTTGTTTGCGATAAATTCTACGATCGCCGGATCCAGGTCTCCGGAACGGGTTCCCATAACCAGACCCTCCAGTGGTGTAAATCCCATGGATGTATCTACGGATTTTCCGTTTTCTACAGCACAGATACTTGATCCGTTACCAAGGTGGCATACGATGGTCTTCGTCTGATCATATGGTTTTCCAACGATCTCTGCCATACGTTTGGATACAAAGCTATGACTGGTTCCGTGGAATCCGTAACGTCTGATCTTATATTTTTCATAATAGTCATATGGAAGTCCATACATATAGGCTTTCTTCGGCATCGTCTGGTGGAATGCGGTATCAAATACTGCAACCATCGGTGTACCAGGCATCAGCTCTTTGCAGGCATTGATTCCGATAATATTTGCCGGATTATGAAGCGGTGCAAGCTCGTTACATGCTTCGATCTCACTCAATACTTCCTCTGTAATTACAACAGAAGAAGCAAATTTCTCTCCACCATGTACGACACGGTGTCCGACTGCTCCGATCTCTGCCAGATTCTTTACCACACCTGTTGTCTCATCTGTCAGTGCGTCAATTACATAAGAAATTGCCTCTTTATGTGTCGGCATTGCTTTGTCCTCTTTGACCTTCTCTCCGCCCTGCGGCTGATAGGTCAGGCTTCCGTCGATTCCGATTCTTTCGCAAAGTCCCTTTGCCAGAACCTGCTTAGATTCTGAATTGATTAACTGGAATTTCAAAGATGAACTTCCACAATTGATGACTAAGATATTCATTGTTTTCTCTTCCTCCTCTTACTTCACCGATTGAAACGCTCTCTGTCACGTTTCATATGTCTTTCGTGCACAATTATACCGCAATGAATCATGGCTAACAAGATGTTTTATGTGTATTTTTACGTGCAATCCGTATTTTTCCGACTTTTTTTGCAATTTTTGTTGTATAATATATACAAGTAGTTTTTTTAACAAATCTGTTATTTATTTCACATTGTATAATCTAATTGTTTTACGAAAGAGAGGTTCTTATGAAAGTTGTCGGATTAATTGCAGAATATAACCCATTTCACAACGGTCATGCCTACCACATCCAAAAAGCAAAAGAACTGACCGGAGCAGATTCCGTCATCGTCTTGATGAGTGGAGATTTTGTGCAGAGAGGAGCTCCTGCCGTGATGTCCAAATATCTCCGAACCCAAATGGCACTACAGGCAGGCGCCAGCGCCGTATTCGAACTTCCGGTCTGCTATGCCACCGGAAGTGCCGAACTTTTTGCCTATGGTGCTGTCTCTCTTTTGGATCGTCTCGGAGTCGTTGACAGCCTGTGTTTCGGCAGCGAATGTGACAATCTGTCCGAACTGGATAAAATTGCTTCTGTTCTGGTCTCTGAACCGGAAGCCTATAGCTGCGTACTGAAACGTGAGTTAAAGAAGGGTGCCTCTTATCCATCTGCCCGCCAGAAAGCACTTCAATCCTATTTTCAGACAGAAGACTGTGCTTTTCTGTTGGAGCAGCCAAACAATATCCTTGGAATCGAATATCTGAAAGCGCTGAAAAAGCTTCATTCAAAGATCCGTCCTTACACGATTCGCAGGGTAGAATCTGATTATCACGAGACGGAACTGCAGGAACATTACAGTTCTGCTTCTTCTCTTCGCCATTTTCTCACCCGTTCCGAGCAGTTTCCTGAGGATTTAGAACGACAGGTTCCCTCTTCTGTTCTGCCGCTTTATCGGGAGACTTTTCGACGGGAATATCCCGTCACACCGAATGCGCTCTCTTCCATTACGCAATATATGCTTTTAAAAACACCGGTAAAAAAGCTGTGCCGTTATATGGATATGAGTGAAGATCTTGCCCGCAGGATCAAAAATCAGTTTCATCATTATACTGATTACCAACAATTCTGTGAACTGCTAAAAACAAAGGAACTGACCTATACCCGGATTTCCCGTGCTCTGCTTCATACCGTCCTCGGAATCAAGCAGAAACGAACCGATGCATTCTTAAACGATCAGGTTCATTATTACGCTCATTTGCTGGGATTTCGCAAAGACCAGAAACAGATCCTTAGTGTCATCAAAAAAGAAAGTGATCTTCTACTCTTTACCAGAACTGCCGATGAGAAGAAACTGTCAAAAGCCGGAAAAGCCATGCGCAGACAGGATGTGTTTGCTTCCAATTTATATCAGACCCTGATATCCGGACAGTATCACACTCCTTTTGAAAATGATCTGAAAAAATCTGTGCTGAAGATCTGAGACACAAAAGAAGAGATTGATTATCCTCTCGCAAAAGGTTGCAACGGGAACCGCTTGCGCTTGCCTTCGCCTCATAGAGATACCCTTCGAGCGGCGCTAACGCTTGCTCTCAGAAAGTACTGGGGCTTCGGATGTTCCCTTATGCATTCCTTTTGCGAAATGGAGATAACTCGGAAATATTAGGTAGATGGTAAATAATCGAAGTCTTTGTGAGCTTTTAAAGGATTCGCTACTCCTGAAAATAGACGGCAGAAAATAAAGGAGCTGCGTATGAAACGGTAAAGAAAAAAACGAAAGAAGCATGAATTCCCACAAAAAATATGAGCAATTCCATGCTTCTTTTATTTTGCTTTAAATGTAATTCCGGATTTTTTACGCCTCCACCACTTTGGTACAGGTCACTGCCAGAGACCCCGGTCCGATGTGACAGGATACGCTCAGGGATAACGGATTCATAACAATTTCGTATCCCGGAAAGGCCCCCTGCACTTCCTCTTTCCATTTCTGTACTTCCTCTTCATCTCTGCTGGTATAAGCGATTCCGAGTACCATTTTTTTGCCGGCAAAACGAGTCTCAAGATCATTTTTAATCGCTTTGAGCATCGTCCTTTTTGCTGCTTTTACTCCCCGCACCTTCGCAAAGGAATCTAGCTTTTCTCCCTGGAGTTGTAATACAGGCTTCAGATTCAACATGGAGCCAAGCGCTGCCGCTGCCGGAGTGATGCGCCCACCTTTTTTCAGGTATTTCAGGGTATCCACCATAATATAGATACTAGCTTCCAGTTTTTCCTCTTCCAGGATCTGTTTAATCTCTTCTGCCGATTTTCCCGCTTTTACAAGAGCCATCGCATCGTAAACGGACTGTTCCTGGGTCACGGAAATCCTCTGATTATCAACCACGTGAACTTTTCCATCGTAATCGTCTGCCAGTGTCATTGCTGTCTGGCAGGAGCCACTCAAACCGCTGGACATCGGAATATGAACGATCTCATCATACTCTTTTAAAATGTTTTCCCAAAAATCCATCAGATCTCCCGGAGATGGCTGAGATGTGGAAATATCCGCATCTTCCTGTAACTTTTTATAAAAATCTTCCTGAGTCAGGGAGATATCCTCAAAATATAGCTCTCCATCAATATAAAATGGCATCGGAAGAACGAAAATCCCTAATTCTTTTCCCCGTTCCTGTGTAATACCACTGTTACTGTCTGTAACAATTGCAATTTTATTCATCTAAGTATCCTTTCTAGTTCTTAAAGCTGTGAATCGGTGCCGGAATCCTTCCCTGACGATTTACAAATGCCTCACAACCAAATTCATTCACCGGCATGATCGGTGCATATCCAAGCAGTCCACCAAATTCTGCCACTTCTCCCACATCTTTTCCGATTACAGGGATTACGCGGACCGCAGTTGTTTTCTGATTCACCATTCCGATCGCCATCTCATCTGCAATGATTCCGGAAATCGTGCTGGCACTTGTTTTTCCCGGAATTGCGATCATGTCCAGTCCAACTGAACATACACAGGTCATTGCCTCTAATTTTTCCAGGCACAGAGATCCCGCATTCACCGCATCAATCATTCCCTGATCTTCACTGACCGGAATAAACGCGCCGCTTAAGCCACCTACATAAGAAGAGGCCATGACTCCACCTTTTTTCACCTGATCATTCAAAAGAGCAAGCGCTGCCGTCGTTCCAGGTGCTCCCACTCTTTCCAGTCCGATTTCTTCCAGGATCTCTGCCACACTGTCTCCAATTGCCGGTGTCGGTGCCAGAGAAAGATCAATGATTCCAAATGGGATTCCAAGTCTTTTGGAAGCTTCTCCTGCTACAAGCTGTCCCACACGGGTCACCTTGAACGCCGTCTTCTTAATGGTCTCACAGAGTTCTTCAAATCCTTTTCCACGAACTTTTTCCAGAGCCTTCTTTACCACGCCCGGACCGCTGACGCCCACGTTGATTACCGCGTCTGCCTCTGTCACTCCGAGAAATGCTCCTGCCATAAACGGATTGTCGTCCGGTGCGTTGCAGAAAATCACAAGCTTGGAACATCCGCAACTGTCGTTTTCTTTGGTTGCCTCAGCCGTCTTCACTACGATCTCACCGCAAAGTCTGACTGCATCCATATTGATTCCGCATTTGGTAGAACCCACGTTTACCGAGCTGCAGACTCTTTCTGTTGCTGCCAGTGCCTGTGGAATCGAACGGATCAGAAGTTCATCTCCGGTTGTCATTCCTTTGCTTACCAGCGCGGAATATCCTCCGATAAAGTTGACTCCTACTTCTTTTGCTGCCTTATCCAGTGTCTTTGCGATTGTCACATAATCTTCCGGTGTCTTACATGCAGCAGAACCGATCAGGGCGATCGGTGTAATGGAGATTCGTTTATTCACGATCGGAATTCCGAATTCCTGTTCGATATCCTGTCCGGTTTTTACCAGATTTTCTGCGGTTTTCGTAATCTTATCATAAATGTTCTGATTGAGTGTCTCAAGATCTGCATCGATGCAGTCCAGAAGACTGATTCCCAGTGTGATGGTTCGAACATCCAGGTTCTCTTCCTCAATCATTTTATTCGTTTCCGAAACTTCATACATATTAATCATGGCGCTTCATCCCCGTCTTTCTTAAAGTCTGTGCATTTTTTCAAAAATTTCTTCTCTCTGGCAGTGGATGTCAAGTCCCATCTCTTTTCCCAGTTCTTCCATTTCTTCACTGACCTGACCGAAATTCTTTGTCATCTTTGATACATCCACGATCATCATCATGTTGAAGAAATCCTGTACGATCGTCTGGTTAATATCCAGAATATTAATCTGATTCTCCGCAAGATATGTACAAACCTTTGCAATGATACCTACCTGATCTTTCCCCAATACTGTTACTACACATTTTCTCATTTCGTATGCCGCCTTTCTTATACTTCAAGAATTTCCGATATGCTGTCTCTCTTTGCAACAAGCATATCCAAATCTTCCCCTTTGTACGGATTTTCTCCAAGGGTTACTTCCAGTTTAACGGTTTCGTATGCCAGTCTGGCATAATTATTTTCTTTACTGAGATGACCCAGAACGATATGTTTCAGGCCATCATGTAGTATATCACAGAGAAGCTGTCCTGACAATTCATTGGACAAATGTCCCTTATCTCCCATCACTCGCTGTTTCAGATAATAGGGATAACTCCCCACTTCCAGCATATGGATATCGTGGTTGGCCTCCAGCAGGACCGCATCCAGATTTTTTAAATGCTCCACAGTATATGGAGTATACATTCCGAGATCCGTTGCTACCGCCACTGCCTTGTCCTCGCTTTCCATACGATAAGCCGAAGGCTCATTTGCGTCATGGGAAATTGCAAACGGTTCAATCTGAATGTCTCCGATTGTAAATCTCTCATCCACCTGAATCTCATTGTAAAGCCCTTCGGGCATCTTCCCGAGACCACTGTAACTTTTGATTCCCTCAATGGTTCCCTTGGTCGCGTAGATCGGAATTTCATACTTCCTGCTGAACACTCCCAGCCCCTGAATGTGATCCGAATGTTCATGAGTCACCAGAATCCCGTTTAATTCTTCTCCCTTGATCTCCAGTCCCTTTAATCCTTCTTCAATCCTTTTCTTGCTGATCCCTGTATCTATAAGCAAATGGGTGTGATCTGTTCCCGTATAAATACAATTTCCGCTGCTTCCACTCGCTATGCTGCATAATCTCATGCCAGTAATTCTCCTATCTGACGTCTGGTTTCTTCAAAATCTCCGTCATTTTCCACCACTGCATCACATTTCGCATAAAACTCCGATTCCGGAAGCTGTGAGGCAATGATCTCTGAAATCTTCCGGTCATCATAACCTCTGGATTCTTTCAGTCTCTGACGTCGAACGTCTTCACTCGTATGAATATACCATATCTCGTCACAAATTGCACGATAATCATTTTCAAGAAGAAGGGCTGCTTCTATAATAAAATAAGCTGTATGCTCTTCTTTCTGACGTTCAATCTCTGACAGCAGATATTCCCGGACCGCCGGGTGTACCATCTGATTCAGCCGCAGAAGTTTTTCTTCTTCTTTAAATACGATCCCCGCAAGTTTCGGTCGGTCAATTTCCCCATCCAATGCGAGAATCTCCTTTCCGAAATATCTTACCATTTCCCGATAACAGGTCTGTCCTTTTTTCTGCAGTTCTTTTGCGATCTCATCCGCCTGATAGACTTTTGCCCCAAATTCCTGTTCCAGACATTCCAGTACCTTGCTCTTCCCGGAACCTACGCCGCCTGTAATTCCTATGATTTTCATGATCTTATCTCTTTTCTGTTTCTTTTATCCATTTCTTCTGTTTTTGTGTTTCTTCTATAAATTAATCTCTTTTATTTTCCGCATCTACTTTGCCTCAAACCAGTTTTTCCCGTCATGTACATCGATCACCATCGGCACCAGCAGATCAACAGCATGCTCCATCTTATCCGTCAGGATTTCTTTCACCTGATCTGCTTCCTCTTCTTTTGCCTCGATCAACAACTCATCGTGTACCTGAAGAATCAACCTGGATTTCAGGTTTCTTTTTCTCAGTTCTTCCGCCACATCGATCATAGCAATCTTCATGATATCTGCTGCCGTCCCCTGAATCGGTGCATTCATCGCCACCCGTTCTCCGAAGGAACGCTGCATAAAGTTGCTGGAGGAAAGTTCCGGTACCGGACGTCTCCTGTGGAACAACGTCGTCACATATCCTTTTTCTTTTGCCTGACTTACCGTCTCATCCAGAAACCGTTTGATCCCTGGATAGGATTCAAAGTAATTCTGAATGTACTGTTCCGCCTCTTTTCTTGTGATACTGAGATCCTGACTCAGACCAAAAGAACTGATTCCATATACAATTCCGAAATTCACCGCTTTTGCATTGCGGCGCTGCAGATCCGTCACATCATCAAACGGCACATGAAAGACCTGAGATGCAGTGATCCGGTGGATATCCTTTGCCTCTTTATATGCTTCAATCAGCGCAGGATCTTTGGAACAATGAGCCAGAACTCTCAGTTCAATCTGAGAATAATCCGCATCCACAAACACGTAGCCCTCTTCCGGAATAAACACTTTTCGGATCATGCGTCCAAGTTCCATCCTCACCGGAATGTTCTGAAGATTCGGATCGGAACTGCTGATTCTGCCGGTTGCTGTCACGGTCTGATGAAATTTGCCGTGGATCCGTCCGTCTGACTGTATAAAATTGGCCAATCCATCAGCATAGGTGGATTTCAGCTTTGCTACCTGCCGATATTCCAGAATCTTTGACACGATTGGATAATCCGGAGCCAGTTTCTCCAGAACTCCTGCTGCCGTGGAATATCCGGTTTTGGTTTTCTTTTTATTCGGAAGTTCCATCTTTTCGAACAAAATGACACCCAACTGCTTCGGAGAATTGATATTGAATACCTCTCCTGCCATTTCATAGATGGATTCTTCCAGTTCATTTTCTTTTTCTCCCAGCATCTGCCCATAGGCATGTAATTCATCCGATGCGATCTTTACGCCGTTTTTCTCCATTTCATACAACGTAAATACCAGTGGCATCTCTATCTTCTCAAACAGATCTTCCATCTGTTCTTCTTTTAATTTCTCACGCAATACTCCGACGGATTCTCTTGCGATATACGCCTCATAAAAGGCCGCTCTTTCCTGATCCATTCCCTCGTCCAACAACAGATCCAGATATTCTCTTGCCACATCTTTTTCATCATAATCACTTTTCAGCGGATTCAGAAGATAGGCTGCAATCTTATTATCAAAACATGTTTCCCTGTCCAGGATTTCCAGAACCGACAGTGCCTCTTTTAATTCAAACATGGCAAAGGTTTTCACCTGACCAGAAAGCCACCCGATCTTCTTCAGGATTTCTGTCATCGGCAATTCCGGAGAAGCCCCGAACAGATACACCTTCTCCTGTATCGCCACAGCTGCTTTCCCGTAACCGGTAGGATCGGCAAACAACGGAAGGATCCCTTCCTCATCCCTGGACAGACACACTCCAACGATCTCTTCTTTTGCCGCTTTTTCAAAAAGCGTTTCAATCTCTGAAGCTGTCTCAAGTTTGCAGAAAAGTCCCTCAATGTCTTTCTTCTCTGTTGTCACCTGAAACCGGGATAACAGATTCTTAAACTGGAGCCTCTGACATAATTCATACGCCTCTTTTGTATAAGGATCTTCATAAAGAGCGTCTTCTAGCTCAAAGGAAATCTGCGCATCCTTTTCGATCGTTGCCAACACCTTGCTTAGTTTCGCCTGCTCCCAGAATTCTTTCAGATTCTTACCGGCTCTCGGAGGTTTCAGTTCTTCCACATGTTCATAAGCAGTTTCGATGTTCTGATACTGTTGGATGATTTTGGTGGCAGTCTTCACTCCCACACCCGGAACTCCCGGAATATTATCTGCCGTGTCTCCCATCAGCGCTTTTACATCAATGAACTCTGTCGGTGTGACCCCATAGTGTTCCTTTACATCTTCTGCATAATAATCTTCCACTTCCGTCTTCCCCTGTTTCGTCTTCGGAATCCGGATCTTGACATGTTCCGTGGCGAGCTGCAATGTATCCCGATCTCCGGAAATCAGAGAGACTTCCAGTCCCATCGCCTCACACCGGCAGGACAGTGTTCCGAGAAGATCATCCGCCTCCAACCCCGCACACTCTATAGTCGCGATGCGCATGGCCTTTAGCATCTCCTTCAACATCGGCACCTGCTGCCGCAGTTCTTCTGCCATTGGCTTTCTGGTTCCCTTATACTCTGCATAAAGCTTATGTCTGAAAGTAGGGGCATGGACATCGAAAGTTACCACCAGATACTTCGGCGTTTCCTCCTCCAGGATCTTAAACATAATGTTCAGAAAACCATAAACAGCGTTCGTATGGAGTCCTTCTGAATTGGTCAGATCCGGCACTCCATAGAACGCTCTGTTTAAAATACTGTGTCCATCTATCAAAACAATTTTATCAGCCATAATTTCCTCCAGTATATCCTCATATTCACTATTCTTGAGTATACACTAATTCGCCCCGGTTTAAAAGGCTTGTTTTGGAAACTGCTCCTTTGCACAGACTGATTTTTCTTCTGTTTTCAGACTGTTTCTCAGTCTGCCTTCTGTACGGCTTCTTTCATGGATCTGACATAGTCATACAGATCCGGTGCTGCCTGATCTTTCTTTGCCGCAATGATCTTCACGATCGCACTTCCCACGATGGCACCGTCAGATGCTTTTGCCATTTCTTCTGCCTGAGCAGGAGTACTGATTCCAAATCCCACCGCTGCCGGCACGTCGCTGACCTGACGGATTGCTTCCACGATTCCCGGAATATCGGTGGTGATCTCACTTCTCACTCCGGTTACACCCATGGAAGATACGATGTAAATAAATCCTTTTGCCTCCGAAGCGATCATCTGGATCCTCTGTTTCGAAGTCGGAGCGATCATGGAAATGATATCCACCCCATACTGATCCGCCACATCCGTCACCTCATGTTTCTCTTCATAAGGCAGATCCGGAATGATCAGTCCGTCTACCTGATACTCTTTGCATTTTTTAAAAAATGCTTCATATCCATAATGAAAGACCGGATTCAGATAGGTCAGAAAGACCAGCGGAATCTGAGAAGTTTTCCGTACTTCTTTTACGATCTCAAAAATCTTATCCGTAGTGGTTCCCGCCTTAAGTGCCCGGATATTTGCATCCTGAATCACCACGCCTTCCGCCGTAGGATCTGAAAAAGGAATTCCGATCTCAATCAGATCCGCTCCGGCTTTCTCCATCGTCAGAATATATTCCACCGTTTTTTCCGGTGCCGGATCTCCCCCTGTCAAAAATGCGATAAATGCTTTTCCATCTTTAAATGCGTTTGCGATTTTACTCATAAATTTCTACCCCCCTGTATCTTGCGATCGCTGCCACGTCTTTGTCTCCACGTCCTGAAAGGCATACGATAATGCTGTCATCTTTTGACATAGATCCTGCGATTTTCTTTACCTGTGCCACAGCATGCGCGCTCTCGATCGCACAGATGATGCCTTCTGTCTTTGCCAGATATTCAAATGCATCCACTGCTTCATCATCCGTGATCGGTACATACTGTGCCCGTCCGGAATCTCTCAGATAAGCGTGTTCCGGTCCGATTCCCGGATAATCCAGTCCGGCAGAAATTGAATAAACCGGAGCGATCTGTCCATATTCATCCTGACAGAAATAAGACTTCATTCCATGGAAGATTCCAAGGGGTCCTTTCGCCATGGTAGCTGCGTGCTTATCTGTATCGATTCCCTTTCCTGCCGCTTCACACCCGATCAAAACCACATCCTTGTCTTCTATAAAA is a window of Mediterraneibacter butyricigenes DNA encoding:
- a CDS encoding acetate/propionate family kinase, which encodes MNILVINCGSSSLKFQLINSESKQVLAKGLCERIGIDGSLTYQPQGGEKVKEDKAMPTHKEAISYVIDALTDETTGVVKNLAEIGAVGHRVVHGGEKFASSVVITEEVLSEIEACNELAPLHNPANIIGINACKELMPGTPMVAVFDTAFHQTMPKKAYMYGLPYDYYEKYKIRRYGFHGTSHSFVSKRMAEIVGKPYDQTKTIVCHLGNGSSICAVENGKSVDTSMGFTPLEGLVMGTRSGDLDPAIVEFIANKEGLDIAGVLNVLNKKSGVYGLSGNLSSDFRDLEAGAKSGNEKAATAQEVFAYRVAKYVGSYVAAMNGVDNIAFTAGIGENDGRIRELVCENLKYLGITLDEDANKTRGEEVRISTPDSKVNVYVVPTNEELAIARETVALV
- a CDS encoding nucleotidyltransferase, translating into MKVVGLIAEYNPFHNGHAYHIQKAKELTGADSVIVLMSGDFVQRGAPAVMSKYLRTQMALQAGASAVFELPVCYATGSAELFAYGAVSLLDRLGVVDSLCFGSECDNLSELDKIASVLVSEPEAYSCVLKRELKKGASYPSARQKALQSYFQTEDCAFLLEQPNNILGIEYLKALKKLHSKIRPYTIRRVESDYHETELQEHYSSASSLRHFLTRSEQFPEDLERQVPSSVLPLYRETFRREYPVTPNALSSITQYMLLKTPVKKLCRYMDMSEDLARRIKNQFHHYTDYQQFCELLKTKELTYTRISRALLHTVLGIKQKRTDAFLNDQVHYYAHLLGFRKDQKQILSVIKKESDLLLFTRTADEKKLSKAGKAMRRQDVFASNLYQTLISGQYHTPFENDLKKSVLKI
- a CDS encoding DegV family protein; this encodes MNKIAIVTDSNSGITQERGKELGIFVLPMPFYIDGELYFEDISLTQEDFYKKLQEDADISTSQPSPGDLMDFWENILKEYDEIVHIPMSSGLSGSCQTAMTLADDYDGKVHVVDNQRISVTQEQSVYDAMALVKAGKSAEEIKQILEEEKLEASIYIMVDTLKYLKKGGRITPAAAALGSMLNLKPVLQLQGEKLDSFAKVRGVKAAKRTMLKAIKNDLETRFAGKKMVLGIAYTSRDEEEVQKWKEEVQGAFPGYEIVMNPLSLSVSCHIGPGSLAVTCTKVVEA
- a CDS encoding PFL family protein; translated protein: MINMYEVSETNKMIEEENLDVRTITLGISLLDCIDADLETLNQNIYDKITKTAENLVKTGQDIEQEFGIPIVNKRISITPIALIGSAACKTPEDYVTIAKTLDKAAKEVGVNFIGGYSALVSKGMTTGDELLIRSIPQALAATERVCSSVNVGSTKCGINMDAVRLCGEIVVKTAEATKENDSCGCSKLVIFCNAPDDNPFMAGAFLGVTEADAVINVGVSGPGVVKKALEKVRGKGFEELCETIKKTAFKVTRVGQLVAGEASKRLGIPFGIIDLSLAPTPAIGDSVAEILEEIGLERVGAPGTTAALALLNDQVKKGGVMASSYVGGLSGAFIPVSEDQGMIDAVNAGSLCLEKLEAMTCVCSVGLDMIAIPGKTSASTISGIIADEMAIGMVNQKTTAVRVIPVIGKDVGEVAEFGGLLGYAPIMPVNEFGCEAFVNRQGRIPAPIHSFKN
- a CDS encoding ACT domain-containing protein, which produces MRKCVVTVLGKDQVGIIAKVCTYLAENQINILDINQTIVQDFFNMMMIVDVSKMTKNFGQVSEEMEELGKEMGLDIHCQREEIFEKMHRL
- a CDS encoding MBL fold metallo-hydrolase, coding for MRLCSIASGSSGNCIYTGTDHTHLLIDTGISKKRIEEGLKGLEIKGEELNGILVTHEHSDHIQGLGVFSRKYEIPIYATKGTIEGIKSYSGLGKMPEGLYNEIQVDERFTIGDIQIEPFAISHDANEPSAYRMESEDKAVAVATDLGMYTPYTVEHLKNLDAVLLEANHDIHMLEVGSYPYYLKQRVMGDKGHLSNELSGQLLCDILHDGLKHIVLGHLSKENNYARLAYETVKLEVTLGENPYKGEDLDMLVAKRDSISEILEV
- the coaE gene encoding dephospho-CoA kinase (Dephospho-CoA kinase (CoaE) performs the final step in coenzyme A biosynthesis.) encodes the protein MKIIGITGGVGSGKSKVLECLEQEFGAKVYQADEIAKELQKKGQTCYREMVRYFGKEILALDGEIDRPKLAGIVFKEEEKLLRLNQMVHPAVREYLLSEIERQKEEHTAYFIIEAALLLENDYRAICDEIWYIHTSEDVRRQRLKESRGYDDRKISEIIASQLPESEFYAKCDAVVENDGDFEETRRQIGELLA
- the polA gene encoding DNA polymerase I, whose amino-acid sequence is MADKIVLIDGHSILNRAFYGVPDLTNSEGLHTNAVYGFLNIMFKILEEETPKYLVVTFDVHAPTFRHKLYAEYKGTRKPMAEELRQQVPMLKEMLKAMRIATIECAGLEADDLLGTLSCRCEAMGLEVSLISGDRDTLQLATEHVKIRIPKTKQGKTEVEDYYAEDVKEHYGVTPTEFIDVKALMGDTADNIPGVPGVGVKTATKIIQQYQNIETAYEHVEELKPPRAGKNLKEFWEQAKLSKVLATIEKDAQISFELEDALYEDPYTKEAYELCQRLQFKNLLSRFQVTTEKKDIEGLFCKLETASEIETLFEKAAKEEIVGVCLSRDEEGILPLFADPTGYGKAAVAIQEKVYLFGASPELPMTEILKKIGWLSGQVKTFAMFELKEALSVLEILDRETCFDNKIAAYLLNPLKSDYDEKDVAREYLDLLLDEGMDQERAAFYEAYIARESVGVLREKLKEEQMEDLFEKIEMPLVFTLYEMEKNGVKIASDELHAYGQMLGEKENELEESIYEMAGEVFNINSPKQLGVILFEKMELPNKKKTKTGYSTAAGVLEKLAPDYPIVSKILEYRQVAKLKSTYADGLANFIQSDGRIHGKFHQTVTATGRISSSDPNLQNIPVRMELGRMIRKVFIPEEGYVFVDADYSQIELRVLAHCSKDPALIEAYKEAKDIHRITASQVFHVPFDDVTDLQRRNAKAVNFGIVYGISSFGLSQDLSITRKEAEQYIQNYFESYPGIKRFLDETVSQAKEKGYVTTLFHRRRPVPELSSSNFMQRSFGERVAMNAPIQGTAADIMKIAMIDVAEELRKRNLKSRLILQVHDELLIEAKEEEADQVKEILTDKMEHAVDLLVPMVIDVHDGKNWFEAK
- the trpA gene encoding tryptophan synthase subunit alpha, with product MSKIANAFKDGKAFIAFLTGGDPAPEKTVEYILTMEKAGADLIEIGIPFSDPTAEGVVIQDANIRALKAGTTTDKIFEIVKEVRKTSQIPLVFLTYLNPVFHYGYEAFFKKCKEYQVDGLIIPDLPYEEKHEVTDVADQYGVDIISMIAPTSKQRIQMIASEAKGFIYIVSSMGVTGVRSEITTDIPGIVEAIRQVSDVPAAVGFGISTPAQAEEMAKASDGAIVGSAIVKIIAAKKDQAAPDLYDYVRSMKEAVQKAD